In Methanobacteriaceae archaeon, the following proteins share a genomic window:
- a CDS encoding HIT family protein, whose protein sequence is MECEYFEKLKDHKFGDLIGETTYWLIILAPDQRNLGTCVVALKRDETELSGLNPDEWADLSNTVQKLEHAVKKAFKATMFNWACLMNSSYLQDPPTPHLHWHFIPRYKSSFIFQGKTFEDPCFGMSTMYDRGRSFKLSEELKNKIKMEIIKYLEI, encoded by the coding sequence ATGGAATGTGAGTATTTTGAAAAATTAAAGGATCATAAGTTTGGTGATCTCATTGGTGAGACAACATACTGGCTAATAATCCTGGCCCCTGACCAGAGGAACCTGGGAACATGTGTGGTGGCCCTCAAAAGAGATGAAACAGAACTCTCAGGTTTAAATCCTGATGAATGGGCTGATTTATCCAATACAGTTCAAAAACTTGAACACGCAGTTAAAAAAGCATTTAAGGCCACCATGTTCAACTGGGCTTGTTTAATGAATTCATCTTACCTTCAGGATCCTCCCACGCCCCACTTGCACTGGCATTTCATTCCACGTTACAAATCATCATTTATTTTTCAAGGAAAAACATTTGAAGACCCTTGTTTTGGCATGAGCACCATGTATGATAGGGGAAGATCTTTTAAACTTTCAGAAGAGCTAAAAAACAAAATTAAAATGGAAATAATAAAATATTTAGAAATTTAA
- a CDS encoding AIR synthase-related protein has translation MDIEGFVRRRIAEEDQNIIEDVLSDRIMEFKDIDKENALKLASAVVDEVQNTLKIQNQEDEFLKEIIGFHSADVAMGEMGVGSRGAGDFFVHRKIAEIVSSTQTNSFINPTAQDDGGVIKTSTKGEDVYITTAVDGIHSRLSEYPFLGGFHVARASLRDVCVMGSEPVAIICDLHLADDGDVGKLFDFMAGVATVSELIDVPIVAGSTLRVGGDMVLGDRLVSAVGSIGVSQHAPTARKRAEAGDVILLTEGSGGGTITTTALYHGLFDVVWETMDINFIQASEAIIKAGLLPKVHAMTDVTNGGLRGDAHEIATTTGLGLEFYQEKIWKMINPNVLEMLENLDIDPLGVSVDSLMIIAPKDVAEDVKKAISDVGVKIMEIGKVDDTGIARMIKADGSTEELIPLFREAAYTKIKKLVGDTTPEDFEKMKYKVEKAAIDSIEKKNRVVKAIRGD, from the coding sequence ATGGACATCGAGGGCTTTGTGCGCAGAAGAATTGCTGAAGAGGATCAAAATATTATAGAAGATGTGCTTTCAGATAGAATAATGGAATTTAAAGATATTGATAAGGAAAATGCTCTTAAATTGGCTTCAGCAGTTGTGGATGAAGTTCAAAATACCTTAAAAATTCAAAATCAGGAAGATGAATTTTTAAAAGAAATAATTGGATTTCACAGCGCCGATGTGGCCATGGGAGAAATGGGTGTAGGTTCTCGAGGGGCAGGAGACTTTTTTGTCCATCGAAAAATCGCGGAAATCGTATCCAGTACTCAAACTAATTCTTTTATAAATCCCACAGCTCAGGATGATGGAGGAGTAATTAAAACCTCTACCAAAGGTGAAGACGTTTATATTACCACGGCTGTAGATGGAATACACTCCCGACTCAGTGAATATCCATTCCTAGGAGGATTCCATGTGGCCCGAGCTTCTTTAAGGGATGTATGTGTCATGGGATCTGAACCGGTGGCCATTATATGTGATTTGCATCTGGCTGATGATGGAGATGTGGGAAAACTCTTTGATTTCATGGCGGGAGTAGCAACCGTTTCGGAATTGATTGATGTGCCTATTGTGGCGGGCAGCACTCTCCGGGTCGGCGGGGACATGGTTTTAGGTGACCGTTTGGTAAGTGCAGTGGGTTCCATTGGTGTATCACAGCATGCACCAACTGCTCGAAAAAGAGCAGAAGCAGGTGATGTTATTCTTTTAACTGAAGGATCAGGAGGGGGAACTATTACTACCACTGCCCTATACCACGGCCTATTCGATGTGGTGTGGGAGACCATGGATATTAACTTTATTCAGGCTTCAGAAGCTATTATCAAAGCAGGTCTGCTCCCCAAAGTCCATGCTATGACGGATGTAACTAATGGTGGCCTTCGGGGAGATGCTCATGAGATTGCTACCACAACGGGTCTGGGATTAGAATTTTATCAGGAAAAAATCTGGAAAATGATTAATCCTAATGTTTTGGAAATGCTTGAAAATTTAGATATAGATCCATTAGGTGTTTCTGTGGATTCTCTTATGATAATAGCTCCTAAAGATGTGGCTGAAGATGTTAAAAAGGCCATATCTGATGTGGGAGTAAAAATCATGGAAATTGGAAAGGTAGATGATACGGGAATTGCTCGTATGATAAAAGCAGATGGTTCCACAGAAGAGTTGATTCCATTGTTTAGAGAAGCGGCTTATACTAAAATTAAGAAGTTAGTAGGGGACACTACCCCGGAAGACTTTGAGAAAATGAAATATAAGGTTGAGAAAGCTGCTATAGATTCCATTGAAAAGAAAAACCGGGTGGTCAAGGCCATAAGGGGCGATTAG
- the hisH gene encoding imidazole glycerol phosphate synthase subunit HisH, translated as MVTIINYGSGNLKSIRNGFLKVGVEPEITQDPQKMLDADALILPGVGAFGSAMGNLQKYHEVILNHIEEGKPFLGICLGLQLLLSGSEESPGIKGLDIFPGNVIRLPPGQKIPHMGWNQLNIKRECAILEGIGKEYFYFVHSFYAHPDNEEVVSATTSYGMDVPAVFCRDNVFATQFHPEKSGEVGLKILKNFVDLLK; from the coding sequence ATGGTAACTATTATTAATTATGGCAGTGGAAACCTGAAAAGTATTCGTAATGGATTTCTTAAAGTTGGTGTGGAACCTGAAATAACTCAGGATCCTCAAAAAATGCTTGATGCAGATGCATTAATATTGCCGGGGGTTGGTGCGTTTGGTAGTGCCATGGGAAACCTTCAAAAGTATCATGAAGTAATTTTGAATCACATCGAAGAAGGCAAACCGTTTTTAGGCATTTGTTTGGGCCTACAACTTCTTCTAAGTGGAAGTGAAGAGAGTCCGGGTATTAAAGGTCTGGATATATTTCCGGGTAATGTTATAAGGTTGCCACCGGGTCAAAAAATACCTCATATGGGCTGGAACCAGCTAAATATAAAGAGAGAGTGTGCTATTTTGGAAGGCATCGGAAAAGAGTATTTTTATTTTGTACACTCATTTTATGCTCACCCTGACAATGAGGAAGTTGTTTCAGCCACTACTTCTTATGGAATGGACGTGCCGGCTGTTTTTTGCAGGGATAATGTATTTGCCACTCAATTCCATCCAGAGAAAAGTGGGGAAGTCGGATTAAAAATCTTAAAGAATTTTGTAGATCTTTTAAAATGA
- a CDS encoding sugar phosphate nucleotidyltransferase, translated as MSKTVGMILCGGFGKRLRPITERIPKPLIEMKEGYTILDKQLFDFKNAGVDQVYLLTGFLSDKIQERYGEEYKGVQIEYVEESEPLGTLNAIKLGMEAIDSNKQCIIRNGDVVADLNIKKMIHLGEQSDYPLSIFITKMKSPYGIVEVSGDRLVAFKEKPVLEYYINAGVYFAKGPLDFGDFDVGDIEKTLFPMMAKENQLGYYKEDGLFWMAIDTSKELEEIQKEYQNREDKPWGYEKVLINTEKYLTKELFIREGYKTSFHYHEQKDETMYIVSGAGYIEFENKKEYFGTNDTIRIEPEEPHSIVAMENTVLHEVSTPHLDDTVRVNDFYTR; from the coding sequence ATGAGTAAAACAGTTGGTATGATTCTTTGTGGCGGTTTTGGAAAACGTCTACGTCCTATTACTGAGAGAATTCCTAAACCTTTAATTGAAATGAAGGAAGGATACACCATACTTGATAAACAGCTTTTTGACTTTAAAAATGCTGGTGTGGATCAAGTGTATCTTTTAACTGGATTTTTAAGTGATAAAATCCAGGAAAGATATGGTGAGGAATATAAAGGTGTTCAAATTGAATATGTGGAAGAATCTGAACCATTAGGAACATTAAATGCCATAAAACTTGGAATGGAAGCTATTGATAGCAATAAGCAATGTATTATTCGTAATGGGGATGTAGTTGCTGATTTAAACATTAAAAAAATGATTCATTTAGGGGAACAGTCTGATTATCCTTTATCCATTTTCATCACCAAAATGAAATCACCTTATGGTATTGTAGAAGTCAGCGGGGATCGTTTGGTGGCCTTTAAGGAAAAACCCGTTTTGGAATATTATATAAATGCTGGAGTTTATTTTGCCAAGGGACCTCTTGATTTTGGCGATTTTGACGTGGGAGATATTGAGAAAACATTGTTCCCTATGATGGCCAAGGAAAATCAGTTAGGTTACTACAAAGAAGACGGACTGTTCTGGATGGCCATTGATACTTCTAAAGAACTGGAAGAAATACAAAAAGAATATCAAAATCGGGAAGACAAGCCTTGGGGATATGAAAAAGTCCTTATAAACACCGAAAAGTACCTTACCAAGGAATTATTTATTCGGGAAGGTTACAAAACTTCTTTCCATTATCACGAACAGAAAGATGAAACCATGTACATTGTATCTGGTGCAGGATATATTGAGTTTGAAAACAAGAAAGAATACTTTGGAACTAATGATACCATCCGTATCGAGCCAGAAGAACCACATTCTATAGTGGCCATGGAAAATACAGTTCTTCATGAAGTATCTACTCCTCATCTGGATGATACGGTTCGGGTCAATGACTTCTATACTCGATAA
- the cfbD gene encoding Ni-sirohydrochlorin a,c-diamide reductive cyclase catalytic subunit, whose product MHPRPSPIAASLYTLRDLNADVVILHGPHGCCFRTGRLLESDGVRVLTTAMSENDFIFGASEKLEEVLKKADEMFSPKLVGIVGTCASMIIGEDLKEAITQANIPALVLPVESHGGFGEGDNTEGAIIVLEAAVLAGIIPPEEAERQVKMLRMATEIEKTRGMAQGEYIAPSFGDNHEKIALKLTNALKSGKKVAMVLNAKKETSYLFADVMKLPYAEINPDNMPLVVANLDHNIGLPRIRQHAENIKNELSDAGIKVDYITGGLDEYPITAQAAAEILKDENIEFAVIAGVPHALPIEELNIESVAVTDGPRIVEPLRRLGYSHVVAELDAHSKTLGTSVIVKSDFGDTIHKSIRSD is encoded by the coding sequence TTGCATCCAAGACCAAGTCCCATTGCCGCTTCCCTTTATACATTGAGAGACCTTAATGCTGACGTTGTAATTCTCCATGGCCCTCATGGCTGCTGTTTTAGAACAGGGAGGCTTCTGGAAAGCGATGGTGTTCGAGTACTGACCACGGCCATGTCCGAGAATGATTTTATTTTCGGGGCCAGTGAGAAACTGGAAGAAGTTCTTAAAAAAGCAGACGAAATGTTCTCTCCAAAATTAGTGGGAATAGTCGGTACCTGTGCCAGCATGATAATTGGAGAAGATCTTAAAGAAGCTATAACTCAAGCCAATATACCTGCCCTAGTTTTACCTGTAGAATCGCACGGGGGATTTGGTGAAGGAGATAATACTGAAGGAGCCATAATTGTTCTGGAAGCTGCAGTCCTGGCAGGGATTATTCCTCCAGAAGAAGCAGAAAGGCAAGTAAAAATGCTTAGAATGGCCACTGAAATTGAAAAAACCAGGGGAATGGCTCAGGGAGAATATATAGCTCCATCTTTTGGTGATAATCATGAAAAAATCGCTTTAAAACTTACAAATGCACTTAAAAGTGGTAAAAAAGTGGCTATGGTTTTAAATGCTAAAAAAGAAACTTCTTACTTGTTTGCGGATGTGATGAAACTTCCTTACGCGGAAATAAACCCGGATAATATGCCTCTAGTAGTGGCCAACCTTGATCATAATATTGGACTTCCTAGAATTAGACAGCATGCTGAAAATATTAAAAATGAGCTTTCAGATGCTGGAATTAAGGTGGATTACATCACTGGTGGCCTGGATGAATATCCTATCACTGCCCAGGCTGCTGCGGAAATATTAAAAGATGAAAACATAGAATTTGCAGTTATAGCTGGAGTTCCACATGCTCTACCTATTGAAGAGTTAAATATAGAATCGGTGGCAGTTACGGATGGTCCTAGAATAGTTGAACCCCTTAGAAGGCTGGGATACTCTCATGTGGTGGCTGAATTAGATGCTCATTCTAAAACTCTGGGAACAAGTGTAATAGTAAAATCTGATTTTGGAGATACAATTCACAAATCCATTAGATCGGACTGA
- the sfsA gene encoding DNA/RNA nuclease SfsA — protein MQIKELIEGIFLERPNRFTVLFQDRSDSKDADPKLAHLRDPGRLKELLHPGIKLILRKAADNPKRKTKFDVIGVFKDNLWVLINSGFHSYLAAELIESGRVDEFKGFSIERREYTFGKSRLDFLLKPIDDSIPDVKKMLVEVKGCTLVEDEWARFPDAPTIRGKKHVEELISALDKGFESSVLFLILKEDAKVFSPNNDTDPDFSRALQKAQEKGVNIIPFVFKTENINGSLFIKPLQKINVDFKNIMDKIKE, from the coding sequence ATGCAAATAAAAGAATTAATTGAAGGAATATTTTTGGAGAGACCCAATAGATTTACTGTCCTTTTCCAAGACCGTAGCGATTCTAAAGATGCTGATCCTAAATTAGCACATCTTAGAGATCCTGGGAGATTGAAAGAGCTACTTCATCCAGGAATTAAGCTAATTCTTAGAAAAGCAGCCGATAACCCCAAAAGAAAAACAAAGTTTGATGTTATAGGTGTTTTTAAAGATAATTTATGGGTTTTGATAAATTCTGGATTCCATAGTTATCTGGCGGCAGAGTTAATTGAATCTGGGCGGGTTGATGAATTTAAAGGATTTTCCATTGAAAGAAGAGAGTACACATTTGGAAAGAGTCGTTTAGACTTTTTATTAAAGCCTATTGATGATTCAATACCTGATGTGAAAAAAATGCTGGTGGAAGTGAAAGGATGTACCTTAGTTGAAGATGAATGGGCCCGTTTTCCAGATGCACCAACTATTAGAGGGAAAAAACATGTGGAAGAACTTATATCTGCCCTAGATAAAGGATTTGAATCTTCAGTACTATTTTTAATTCTCAAAGAAGATGCGAAAGTATTTTCTCCAAACAATGATACAGATCCGGATTTTTCTAGAGCACTACAAAAAGCTCAGGAAAAGGGAGTTAATATCATACCTTTTGTGTTTAAAACTGAAAATATTAATGGAAGTCTGTTTATTAAGCCACTGCAAAAGATTAATGTTGATTTTAAGAATATTATGGATAAAATTAAAGAATAA
- a CDS encoding NAD-binding protein gives MVVILQIIKKNFPKVIKLPVTKILTLVLAVVAYGTIGFHLIEGVTWTESLYWTFVTIGTVGYGDFSPKTALGMYFTITVIIFGIGTFALAVETLLEFLVKRQQLRLMGLVNVERSNHVVICGWTESTMECIKEIGKDFEVFVIDEDEDVRKKVLKNKANFVHGDPTRMKDLEKANVKGAKSIIVDMESDSHTIHCILGIRKLDKEVRIIAEAQRYENIEQIKLAGASQVISPFVISGRLMYKSIQDGYEAMFVQEVLAEHSNREMKEVEVHFNCSLIGQTLLEADIHEKTGVVVLGVGEEGDLIIDPPREFIIKEGDIILGVGKPEEFTKLETCLRT, from the coding sequence ATGGTTGTAATACTACAAATTATCAAGAAAAATTTTCCTAAAGTTATTAAATTACCAGTAACTAAAATTTTAACGCTGGTTCTGGCGGTTGTTGCCTATGGTACTATTGGATTTCATTTAATAGAGGGTGTAACATGGACAGAATCTCTTTACTGGACTTTTGTTACTATCGGTACGGTGGGGTATGGTGATTTCAGTCCAAAGACTGCTTTAGGAATGTATTTTACTATTACGGTAATTATATTTGGAATAGGAACTTTTGCTCTGGCTGTGGAGACTTTATTAGAGTTCCTGGTTAAAAGACAGCAATTGAGATTAATGGGGCTTGTTAATGTGGAAAGATCAAATCATGTGGTAATTTGCGGCTGGACCGAAAGTACCATGGAATGCATAAAAGAGATTGGAAAAGATTTCGAGGTATTTGTCATAGATGAAGATGAAGATGTGCGAAAAAAAGTTCTTAAAAATAAGGCTAATTTCGTACATGGAGACCCAACCAGAATGAAAGATCTCGAAAAGGCCAATGTAAAAGGAGCTAAATCCATAATAGTGGACATGGAATCTGATTCTCATACTATTCACTGTATTCTGGGCATAAGAAAACTGGACAAAGAGGTTAGAATTATTGCTGAAGCTCAGCGATATGAGAACATTGAACAGATAAAACTGGCCGGGGCCAGCCAAGTGATTTCCCCATTTGTAATTTCGGGTCGTTTAATGTATAAAAGTATCCAGGATGGATACGAGGCCATGTTTGTTCAGGAAGTCCTAGCAGAGCACAGTAATAGAGAAATGAAAGAAGTTGAAGTACATTTTAACTGTTCATTAATTGGCCAAACCCTTTTAGAAGCTGATATCCACGAGAAAACAGGTGTGGTTGTATTAGGAGTAGGTGAAGAAGGAGATCTTATTATTGACCCTCCTAGGGAATTTATAATTAAAGAAGGAGATATAATTTTAGGAGTAGGAAAACCTGAAGAATTTACAAAACTGGAAACATGCCTTAGGACATGA
- a CDS encoding metallophosphoesterase: MKEKTPKALEFMQKIQRTMTKYRGKVSNSEFNASDFELLPVEIIIPDLDPLFHDYRIVNLSDIHLGQWITPHHLEGIVELVNQQNPDIITITGDFVSYILDEVEKPLERLLKLLYPKDISLAVLGNHDHWLGADRIRNILQNCDITDVSNDVFTLKRASADNNAVLHIAGVDSVMLGKHRLDLVMEKIPSEGPAILLAHEPDFADVSSITGRFGLQISGHSHGGQFIIPGLGTMIRGPHFIKYPLGKYQVGDMIQYTSRGLGTNVFWFRINCPPEITIFHLKSPEVDDEQVRQE; encoded by the coding sequence ATGAAAGAAAAAACACCTAAAGCATTGGAATTTATGCAAAAAATACAGCGCACCATGACCAAATATCGTGGTAAAGTCAGTAATTCTGAGTTTAATGCCTCAGATTTTGAATTACTTCCTGTAGAAATTATAATTCCAGATTTAGATCCTTTATTTCATGATTATCGCATTGTTAATCTTTCAGATATCCATCTAGGCCAGTGGATAACCCCCCACCATTTAGAAGGAATTGTGGAACTAGTAAATCAGCAAAATCCTGATATTATAACTATAACTGGTGATTTTGTCTCCTATATTCTCGATGAAGTCGAAAAACCCCTGGAAAGGCTATTAAAACTTCTATATCCCAAAGATATTTCTCTGGCCGTCTTAGGTAATCACGACCACTGGCTTGGTGCAGATAGAATAAGAAACATTCTACAAAATTGTGATATAACTGATGTCAGTAACGATGTTTTCACCTTGAAAAGAGCATCAGCTGATAATAATGCAGTTTTACACATTGCTGGAGTGGATAGTGTCATGCTAGGCAAGCATCGTCTTGATCTGGTTATGGAAAAGATTCCTTCAGAAGGACCAGCCATATTATTAGCCCATGAACCTGACTTTGCAGATGTGAGTTCCATAACTGGGCGATTTGGCCTTCAAATTTCGGGACACTCCCATGGAGGCCAATTCATTATTCCCGGACTGGGAACTATGATTAGAGGCCCTCATTTTATTAAATACCCATTAGGGAAGTACCAAGTAGGAGACATGATCCAGTACACCAGCAGAGGATTAGGAACCAATGTTTTCTGGTTTAGAATTAACTGTCCCCCCGAAATAACTATTTTTCATCTTAAAAGTCCCGAGGTAGATGATGAACAAGTCAGACAAGAATAA
- a CDS encoding phage holin family protein, whose product MNKSDKNNIKNSQATASHSPEGKKSLKSYYDPKRPSLVSFLVRTIILWIGEVLGFILIAHLSVGLSIDNWVTAAAVVGILGIINALFWPILSRIFLPFLVYTIGIGSLIINGILIWLISNVVPGITIEGWALILTPLGMAFITTILSAIITLDDDTSYYRAVLRRNIKNKSKNPKNYPGVLFLEIDGLSEEILKEAIELGHMPTLARWIEDGIHKIIPWETDLSSQTGASQAGILHGNNKNLPAFRWVEKINKNKIMVSTGLSDASIIEKRISNGKGLMAENGASRSNLFSGDAEDVIFTYSKLKNLKKFYNSTWYYFYSSPSNFARIVILFFFDAFLEIGSQLVHWIKDINPRLRRGFVYAFVRAGANVLLREITTQTLIGDMLASDIDVAYSTYLGYDEIAHHSGVRDFDAFYALKGLDRQFKRLENAARYTKRNYYFVIQSDHGQTNGATFKQRYNMSLEDLVRTLLPLEINIYSELSSNEDHFSQAFTSPLETGKKYVREKKDYATDKSRGAVDNTLENIKNSPLGKGKVLEYIQNYEVSQNQSPTTAEEAEVIVLASGNLGLIYLTKWEERLTYEDITRIFPDLIPGLVQHDGIGFIMVQSHELGPLAIGKEGIYYLNQNKVEGKNPLANFGASSAKHLLRSDKFEYAPDIWVNSFYDPEKNEVAAFEELIGSHGGLGGGQSKPFIMCPSHWKLEEDKIIGAEHLHRILKDKINQIQKNKH is encoded by the coding sequence ATGAACAAGTCAGACAAGAATAATATTAAAAATAGCCAGGCCACTGCAAGCCATTCCCCTGAGGGCAAAAAATCTCTTAAAAGTTATTATGATCCAAAAAGGCCATCTTTAGTCAGCTTTTTAGTTCGTACCATTATTCTATGGATAGGAGAAGTTTTAGGGTTTATTTTAATAGCTCACCTGTCAGTTGGCCTTAGCATAGATAACTGGGTTACCGCAGCAGCAGTGGTAGGTATTTTAGGAATTATAAATGCACTTTTCTGGCCAATTCTATCGAGGATTTTTCTTCCATTCCTAGTTTATACAATAGGAATTGGTTCTCTCATAATCAATGGAATTTTAATATGGCTAATAAGTAATGTTGTTCCTGGAATCACTATCGAAGGATGGGCCTTAATCCTTACTCCTTTAGGAATGGCATTTATTACCACTATTCTATCTGCAATCATAACTTTAGATGATGATACTTCTTATTATAGGGCTGTTTTGAGAAGAAATATAAAAAATAAATCCAAAAATCCTAAAAATTATCCAGGAGTTCTTTTTTTAGAAATTGATGGTCTTTCTGAAGAAATTTTAAAAGAAGCTATTGAACTCGGGCACATGCCCACCTTGGCCAGATGGATAGAAGATGGAATTCATAAAATTATCCCTTGGGAAACCGATCTCTCCAGCCAAACCGGAGCCAGCCAGGCCGGAATATTGCATGGCAATAACAAAAACCTTCCGGCATTTCGCTGGGTGGAAAAGATAAATAAAAATAAAATAATGGTTTCTACCGGCCTTTCTGACGCATCAATCATAGAAAAGCGTATTTCCAATGGTAAAGGCCTTATGGCTGAAAATGGAGCCAGCCGCTCTAATTTATTTTCTGGTGATGCAGAAGACGTTATATTTACTTACAGTAAGTTAAAAAATCTTAAAAAATTCTACAATTCGACCTGGTATTATTTTTATTCTAGTCCGTCTAATTTCGCCCGTATTGTGATTTTGTTCTTCTTTGATGCCTTTTTAGAAATTGGTTCCCAGTTAGTTCACTGGATTAAAGATATTAATCCCCGCTTAAGAAGAGGATTCGTCTATGCCTTCGTAAGAGCAGGTGCGAATGTTTTATTAAGAGAAATAACCACCCAGACACTTATTGGTGATATGTTAGCTTCAGATATTGATGTGGCTTATTCCACATACTTAGGATACGACGAAATTGCTCATCACTCTGGGGTGAGGGATTTTGATGCATTTTATGCCCTTAAAGGACTGGACCGGCAATTTAAGAGGCTGGAGAATGCTGCAAGATATACTAAAAGAAACTATTATTTCGTGATCCAATCTGATCACGGGCAGACCAATGGCGCTACATTTAAACAAAGATATAATATGAGTTTAGAAGATTTAGTGAGAACATTACTCCCCTTAGAAATTAATATTTACAGTGAACTATCCTCCAATGAAGACCACTTTTCTCAAGCATTTACCTCCCCATTAGAGACTGGAAAAAAATATGTGAGAGAAAAAAAGGATTATGCAACTGATAAAAGTAGAGGTGCTGTGGACAATACCTTGGAGAATATTAAAAATAGTCCTCTGGGTAAAGGGAAGGTTTTAGAATATATTCAAAATTATGAAGTCTCTCAAAATCAATCACCAACAACTGCTGAAGAAGCAGAAGTTATTGTCCTAGCTTCTGGAAATTTAGGCCTAATTTATCTAACTAAATGGGAAGAAAGATTGACTTACGAAGATATAACTAGAATATTTCCAGATTTAATCCCCGGATTGGTGCAGCACGATGGGATAGGATTTATAATGGTCCAATCCCACGAATTAGGTCCATTAGCCATTGGAAAAGAAGGAATTTATTATTTAAATCAAAACAAAGTGGAAGGAAAAAATCCACTGGCAAACTTCGGTGCGAGTTCAGCTAAACACCTATTGCGAAGTGATAAATTCGAATATGCCCCTGATATCTGGGTAAACAGCTTTTATGATCCTGAAAAGAATGAAGTAGCTGCTTTTGAAGAGTTAATTGGAAGTCACGGAGGTTTAGGTGGAGGACAATCCAAACCATTTATTATGTGTCCCTCCCATTGGAAATTAGAAGAAGATAAAATTATAGGTGCTGAACATCTACATAGGATTTTAAAAGATAAAATAAATCAGATTCAAAAAAATAAACATTAA
- a CDS encoding flavodoxin family protein yields the protein MKKVLMLCASPRPHGNTAQVLEECASVIEEEGLEVETISFIGKNIRSCIACQKCRELGECVLNDGLNDIIAKIRESYGFIVGSPVYFGTARGDIMSALQRIGYMSMATDNFLSWKVGGPIAVARRGGHTSTLQEMLMFFFINDMIVPGSNYWNMVFGLAPSDVQSDDEGMETIRRFGRNVALLIEKIGD from the coding sequence ATGAAAAAAGTTCTTATGTTATGTGCCAGCCCACGGCCCCACGGAAATACTGCTCAAGTTCTGGAAGAATGTGCCAGCGTTATAGAAGAAGAAGGTTTAGAAGTTGAAACCATCTCATTTATTGGAAAAAACATTAGATCATGCATTGCTTGTCAAAAATGTCGTGAATTAGGCGAATGTGTTCTCAATGACGGATTAAATGATATCATTGCCAAAATTAGAGAATCCTATGGCTTCATTGTAGGTTCCCCAGTTTACTTTGGAACTGCTCGGGGAGATATAATGTCTGCCTTGCAAAGAATAGGATATATGTCCATGGCCACGGATAATTTCCTATCTTGGAAAGTAGGAGGTCCTATAGCTGTGGCCCGAAGAGGAGGACACACCAGTACCTTGCAAGAAATGTTAATGTTCTTCTTTATCAATGATATGATTGTTCCTGGTTCAAATTACTGGAATATGGTCTTTGGATTGGCTCCCAGTGATGTTCAGAGTGATGATGAAGGAATGGAGACCATTAGACGTTTTGGCCGCAATGTGGCCCTTTTGATTGAGAAGATTGGGGATTGA